The Vicia villosa cultivar HV-30 ecotype Madison, WI linkage group LG1, Vvil1.0, whole genome shotgun sequence genome includes a region encoding these proteins:
- the LOC131655956 gene encoding uncharacterized protein LOC131655956, with protein sequence MVIGGRNEAGDDVRGIERKKKYKLDTFINIKKIGGLNLTATEMIVQLADNAIIQQTLPQKEKDPGRVTLPVTIGNVNVGKALIDLGSSINIIPLPVIKRIGDLDIKNTRMTLQLADKSVTNPCGIAEDVLVKVDKFLFLIDFVVMDIEEDDNVPLILGRPS encoded by the exons ATGGTTATAGGAGGAAGAAATGAAGCAGGGGATGATGTTAGAggaattgaaagaaagaaaaag TATAAACTTGATACCTTTATCAATATTAAGAAGATTGGTGGTCTTAACTTGACAGCAACAGAGATGATCGTACAGCTAGCAGATAA TGCAATCATACAACAAACACTTCCACAAAAGGAAAAAGATCCTGGAAGAGTTACGCTACCGGTGACTATTGGAAATGTAAATGTTGGAAAAGCTTTAATCGATCTTGGCTCAAGTATCAATATTATTCCACTCCCCGTGATAAAAAGAATTGGTGACTTGGATATTAAGAATACAAGGATGACGTTGCAGCTAGCCGACAAATCAGTTACAAATCCATGTGGTATTGCCGAAGATGTTCTGGTCAAGGTAGACAAATTTCTTTTTCTGATTGATTTTGTTGTCATGGACATTGAAGAGGATGATAACGTGCCACTGATTTTGGGGCGTCCTTCATGA